A portion of the Cryptomeria japonica chromosome 5, Sugi_1.0, whole genome shotgun sequence genome contains these proteins:
- the LOC131063795 gene encoding uncharacterized protein LOC131063795 has product MKILSWNIRGMNSCHKRDIVRNLARDHRMDIFLIQETKMSKERVEKIKFFKFCESQGSSSNGASGGAVTLWNSHFIQGVPFCHDDNHIATLFKHIRDGFSWILFNIYVPNNKVSRRKFWARVSSFCCNHPNAPWLVIGDFNTPLQETDKFGGSQIQLDSKQDLADFINDQCLIDLDLTKASFTWSNHRIGAELIQVRLDQALISIDWLQRYSCSLNSMIKVGSDHYPISLMVEPKGGQRRKFPFRFEKMWLSHPSQYNCVKEWSIQIDGITLFHIAKKMRFVKKMVKKME; this is encoded by the coding sequence ATGAAGATTTTATCCTGGAATATTAGAGGTATGAATAGTTGTCATAAACGGGACATAGTTCGTAATTTGGCTAGGGATCATAGAAtggacatttttcttattcaagagactAAAATGTCTAAAGAAAGGGTGGAGAAAATTAAGTTTTTCAAATTTTGTGAGTCTCAAGGGAGTAGCTCTAATGGGGCTTCTGGAGGAGCTGTCACTTTGTGGAATTCTCATTTTATTCAAGGTGTTCCTTTTTGTCATGATGATAACCATATTGCTACATTGTTTAAACACATTAGGGATGGTTTTTCTtggatattatttaatatttatgtgccTAATAACAAAGTCTCTAGAAGAAAATTTTGGGCCAGagtttcttctttttgttgtaacCATCCTAACGCCCCTTGGTTGGTTataggagatttcaatactcctctccaAGAGACTGATAAATTTGGGGGTTCTCAAATACAGCTTGATAGCAAACAggatttggctgattttatcaatgatCAGTGCCTTATTGATCTTGACTTGACTAAGGCCTCTTTCACTTGGTCAAATCACAGAATTGGGGCTGAGTTGATTCAAGTTAGATTGGATCAGGCCTTAATTTCTATTGATTGGCTTCAACGTTACTCTTGTTCTTTGAATTCTATGATCAAAGTTGGCTCGGATCATTACCCTATCAGTCTTATGGTTGAACCCAAAGGAGGGCAGCGTAGAaagtttccttttagatttgagaagATGTGGTTATCCCATCCTAGCCAGTATAATTGTGTGAAGGAGTGGAGTATTCAAATTGATGGTATAACTTTGTTTCATATAGCCAAGAAGATGAGATTTGTGAAGAAGATGGTTAAAAAAATGGAATAA